CTGTTTTCAGACAGCTTATGGATTTGGCGCAACCCTGCAAGAGCACTGAAATTAGTTGAAGTGCAAAACTGGGATGTAGTTGCAGCAGCGATTGGCGAAGGGCACGGCTTAGTGATGCTGACCCCTCACCTCGGTGGTTTTGAGATCATTCCACGCGTTCTCGCACAGCATTTTCCAGCAACCATTCTCTACAGACCATCACGCCAAGAATGGCTCAATGAAGTGGTAGAAGAAGGCCGCGCCTATCCAAATATGCATTTCGTGCCGACCAACCTCAATGGCGTGCGCCAAATGACTAGAGCACTCACTCGAGGTGAGGCGATTGGCATTCTTCCAGATCAAGTGCCCAGTGGTGGCGAAGGCGTTTGGGTTCCATTCTTTGGGCGTCCTGCATACACAACGCCATTACCAGCGCGCCTTGCCAATCGGAATAACACGCCAGTAGTCATGTTTACCGCTAAGCGCAAAGGTATTGGCCAAGGATGGCTCATGCAGGCTACTCGTCTTGCGCCTTTATCTGAAGATGCCAATCTTGCCGCCGCAGAACTCAACGTTGCAATTGAAAATGCAGTGCTGGTCGCACCAGAACAATTTATTTGGTCATACAACCGCTATAAGCATCCTGCCGGTGCAGAATTGCCCCCAAGCAATTAAATAAATTCGTTATCATTTTTGAAATGACCTGGTTACAAAACCTCTTCAATTTCTTGGCGCTCAGTCTTTTGCGTCTCTTTGCCTTCCTGCCTTATACGATTACCGTCCACGTGGGCTATGGTCTGGGCTGGCTTGCCGCCCATATTCCAAACAGCCGGACCCATGTAGTAAAGACTAATTTACGTTTGTGTTTTCCCAGCCTCAGCGAAAAAGAACTTGATGACCTGGCGATTGAGCATTGGAAATTATTTGGCCGCAGCGTATTAGAGAGAAGTCGCATCTGGCTTGGCAGTGGCAAACAAATTACCGACATCGTCACCATCAAATCAGCGATTACCTTGGGAGATCGCAAGCCGCGCCTACTGATTAATCCACACTTTGTTGGGCTTGAAGGCGGCTTTATGGCACTGTCAGTATTAGCTAATGAATATGACTGGCCCCGTGGCGCAGGGCTTTATCAAAATATGAAGAATCCTTTCTTCAATCAAAAAATGATTGAGTGGAGGAATCGTTTTGGCGGCAAGTCCATCGAAAGACAAAGCCGCCTGCGAGATCTCATAAGAGAAATTCAAACCGGTAACTTTATTTTCATTGCCCCCGATATTGACTTGGGCCCACGTGACTCCGTCTTTGTACCCTTCTTTGGTATCCAGACCAACACCATTACCTCAGTCTCGCGCCTGGCAAGACTCAGTGGCGCTGAAGTATGTTTAATGACAACTACCTTAAACAAAGACCGCAAGGGCTATACCTGCCATATTAGCGAGCCATTGCCAAACTTTCCTAGTGATGATGTTGAAAAAGATACTGCTCGCCTAAATCAATATATCGAGGAACTTGTTCGAGAAAGACCAGCAGAGTACTATTGGGTTCATAAGCGTTTTAAACACAGGCCTGAAGGCGAACCCAGTCTTTACGATTAAACGGAAATATTTTGAGTACCAATACCAACAATCCAGTACGCAAGCTACGCTTCACCAAAATGCATGGTGCTGGCAATGACTTCATTGTGCTCAACGGTATCGACCAAGACTTGAGTGACATTACCAAAGATCAATGGCAAGCCTTAGCCCATCGTCAATTTGGCATTGGTGCCGATCAAATTCTCCTAGTTGAAAAAGCCACACGCCCTGATGCTGATTTTAGATACCGCATTTTTAATTCAGATGGCGGTGAAGTTGAGCAATGCGGTAATGGGTCGCGCTGCTTTGTGCGCTTTGTATTAGATCAGGGCCTATCCAATAAGAACCCTTTGCGCGTGGAAGTGGCGCACACTGTTCTGACCCTCAAGTCCCATCCGGATGGCCAGGTGGAGGTGGATATGGGTGCACCAATTTTTGAACATAGCCATATTCCATTTAATGCGAATGGCTTAGCAAGCGTTCAAGAGTTTCAAGAGGCTCTCTATGCGCTCCCTTTGAATTACCCCGCGACTCACGATAGTTTGGTTGGCGTCCTGTCTATGGGCAATCCACATGCCGTGCAAGTAGTTGGTGATGTTGATAGCGCACCCGTATTAGAAGAAGGACCGGAAATTGAAAAGTTTGCCGCGTTTCCGAAAAAAGTAAACGTGGGTTACATGCAAGCAATCAATCGCAATGAAATCAAATTGCGTGTCTTTGAACGCGGTGCTGGAGAAACGCTAGCCTGTGGTACTGGTGCTTGCGCAGCAGTGGTTTCAGGGATTCGCAGAGGCTTGCTAGACTCGCCTGTAAAAGTGCATACCCGCGGTGGAGATTTGCAGATTGCTTGGGGTGGAACTATTAATAACGTTGCTCAGCCAGTTATCATGACCGGCCCAGCAGTTACTGTCTTTGAAGGCGAAACAACAATCTAAAAGCGACTGCCCTTAGATTCCATATTTATCGCGGTAGGCTTTAACAGCGGGCAAGTAATGAGTGAGCTGAGCATCACTAGAAGTAGTTAGGAAAGACATTAAGCCGGCTAAGTTAGCAATCGTAACAACTGGCAAACCAAACTCTTGCTCTACGGCTTGCACTGCAGACTTATCCCCAATCTCAACAGCATTGCCTGAACGCTCCATTCGATCTAAAGCAATTAACACTGCCGCTGGCTCTGCACCAGCTTTACGAATGAGATCTACCGACTCCCTAACTGAGGTGCCAGCAGAAATCACATCATCAATGATGACAACCCTGCCTTTTACTGGTGCACCAACCAGCATGCCACCCTCACCATGATCCTTAGCTTCCTTGCGGTTGTAAGCATATGGAACGTTAATGCCATCATCTGCCAGCGCAATGGCTGTTGCCGCTGCAAGTGTGATTCCCTTATATGCAGGTCCATAAAGCATATCGAACTGAATGCCCGATTCTTGCAAGGCTTTGGCGTAATAACGACCCAAAGCGCTTAGACGAGCTCCATCATTAAATTCACCAGCATTAAAGAAATAAGGTGAGAGTCTTCCCGCTTTGGTTTTAAACTCCCCGAAGGACAAAACCTTTGCCTCCAAGGCAAAACGAATAAAGTTATCTTGATTTGAATTATTTGAGCTCATAGGCCTACATGTTACGCATCATTTCCGCGAACCTCAACGGTATCCGTTCCGCAGTCAAAAAAGGCTTTCTGCCATGGGCTGTGAAGCAAAAAGCTGACTTCATTTGTATGCAGGAGCTCAAGGCTCAGCGCGATGATCTAGAGGATGCCATTCTCAATCCAGACGGCATGCATGGCTTTTTCCATCATGCCGAGAAAAAGGGTTACAGCGGTTGCGGCATTTATACGCCCCACAAACCAGACGAAGTCTTATACGGCTATGGCAATGAAGAGTTTGATGCTGAGGGGCGCTATGTCGAGGTGCGCTTTAAAGGGCTTTCTGTTATTTCTGTCTACATGCCCTCCGGCTCGAGCTCTCCTGAGCGCCAAGAGGCTAAATACCGCTATCTCGATAGCTTTCTGCCGCATCTCGTTTCTCTCAAAAATTCTGGGCGTGAAATCGTCCTATGCGGCGACGTCAACATTGCCCATCAAGAAATTGACCTAAAGAACTGGAAAGGGAATCTTAAAAATTCAGGCTTCTTACCGGAAGAGCGCGCGTGGCTTACCAACCTCTTTAGCAAAATAGGTTACGTCGATGTCTATCGACACCTTGAACCAGAGGCAACAGAAACTTGTTACACCTGGTGGAGCAATCGCGGCCAAGCTTACGCAAAGAATGTTGGCTGGCGTATTGACTATCACATCACCACTCCCGGCATTGCCGCTACAGCTAAGAAAACTGCTGTGTACAAAGAAGAGAAATTTTCAGATCACGCGCCACTTACAGTGGATTACGACTGGAAGATTTAATCAGTAGCGAGGGGAGCTTACCCCCCCCTACTCACCTTCTTTTTTGATCTGAACAATGTTGAAATGCATCGTTGCCCAAATGAGAAGTAGGACTGGGGCGCCAATGATGGCAGTTCCGTAGAAGAATGCTGGATATCCGAAGTTGTCGACAAACACCCCCGAGAAGCCCGCCAACCATTTAGGCAAGAGGAGCATCATCGAGCTAAACAAAGCGTACTGGGTAGCTGAGTAACGGATATTGGTCAGCGAGGATAAGAAAGCAATAAAGGCGGCGCTGGCAATACCAGAACTGAGATTATCTGCGGAGATCACCCAAATCAAACCATGCAGGTCATGACCTTGTGTAGCTAGCCAAGCAAATAGCAAGTTACTGACAGCCGAAAGAATGGCACCTACAAACAGAATTCGCAACACGCCAAAACGAAGTGTGAGTACCCCACCGACAAAGGCGCCAACCAAAGTCATCACAACCCCAAACACTTTGCTTACAGCGGCAACCTCATCCTTGGTGTAGCCCATATCAACATAAAACGGATTAGCCATGATGCCCATCACGACATCACTAATACGGTAGATGGCAATTAATGACAAGATCAAAATAGCATGCCAGCGATAGCGTGTAATAAATTCTGCAAATGGCTCAACCAGGGTTTGATATAGCCAGGCTTTAGCAGTTCGTACTTTAGCCAATTCGTATCTTGCTGGCTCTTTACTTAAAAGAGTAGTGATCACGCCCACCCCGATAGAAGCTGCCATGCAAAGATAGGCAAATTGCCATGCACTGGCGTCATAGCCACTGCCTATTTCAGCCCGAGCAGCAAGCCAAAGCACGCCTGCGCCAGCCCAAATTAGGGCAAGACGATATCCAGTTTGATATGTAGCAGCAAGAGCTGCTTGATGGTCACTATTGGCTGACTCAATACGAAAAGCATCTAATGCGATATCTTGAGTGGCAGATCCAAATGCCACCAATAACGCACACCAAACAATGGAATTGAGCGCCAGCTTGGGATCTAAAGTCGACATACCGACCAGACCCAAAATGATGAGTGCTTGGGCAAAGAGTAACCAGCTGCGGCGGCGTCCAAACAATTTAGTTAAGAGCGGGATTTGTAGGCGATCCACGAGAGGCGCCCAAACCCATTTAAAGGCATAGATCAAACCAACCCAGGTTAAATAACCAATGGTGCTGCGATCAATTCCGGCTTCACGCAACCAAAAGCTGAGTGTTCCCAGAATAAGCAATAGAGGGAGGCCTGCGGAAAAGCCCAGAAATAGCATACGCAAACAAGGCCATTCGAGATAAACCCGAAAGTCTTTTAACCAAGATTGGACTGCAGTTAACACCTTTGAATTTTTATCCTAGGCACGACGAATGCGGAATAAAGCGAGGCTACCAAATAAATTTGGCATCAAGGTAACCTGACGGCCTTCATGCAAGATACATTGATCAAGAACCTTCAGGCCAAGACTTGAGGCCAACTTCTCAAAGTCAGCAACCGTAAGCACGCGCACGTTAGGCGTGTTGTACCACTGGTAAGGCAAGCTCTTAGAAACCGGCATGCGGCCCAGACCAACAGCCAATCGATGAGACCAATGACCGAAGTTTGGAAAAGAGATTACCGACTCTTTGCCGACGCGAACTACCTCACGCAAAATCTTTTCAGTTTGATGAATGGTTTGCAGAGTTTGTGACAGCACAACCGTGTCAAAACTGCTGTCTTCAAAGAGTGCTAAGCCGCCCTCTAAATCTTGCTGAATGACATTTAAGCCCTTTTGTACGCAAGAGAGCACCCGTGAATCATCAATCTCAACGCCATAAGCGTGAACCGGTTTTTGTTTCTGCAAAAACTCTAAGAAACTACCATCGCCACAACCGAGGTCGAGCACTTGAGTGTTTGGTGCAATCCAATTGGCTATGGCAGCAAAGTCGGTACGCTTATTGAAATTACTCATGCCTGAACCTCGCGCATTTGCTTAAAGTAAGCCCTAACGAGATTGTGATAACGCTCATCATCTAGCAGGAAAGCATCATGTCCATGTGGCGCATCAATCTCTGCATATGTCACTTCACTCTTATTGCTCAGCAACGATTGCACAATCTCGCGACTGCGATTAGGCGGGAAGCGCCAGTCAGTTGAAAAGCTGACAACCAAAAACTTAGCTTGTACTTCCGCTAGGGCGCGATTCAGACTGCCATCGTAACGACGCGCAGGATCAAAATAATCTAGTGCACGTGTAATCAGTAAATAGGTATTGGCATCAAAGTAGGTTGAAAACTTATCTCCTTGATGACGCAAATAACTTTCAACCTCAAACTCAACATCAAAGCTAAAACGGTATTCATTGGACTCGCCATTGGGGCGCTGCAATTCTCGTCCAAATTTTTCTGCCATGTCATCGTCAGATAAATACGTGATGTGGCCAACCATGCGGGCTAAACGCAAGCCGCGCTTAGGAACTACGCCATGCTCGTAATAATTGCCCCCATGAAAATCAGGGTCAGACAGAATGGCATTACGTGCTACTTCATTAA
This is a stretch of genomic DNA from Polynucleobacter sp. JS-JIR-II-b4. It encodes these proteins:
- a CDS encoding lysophospholipid acyltransferase family protein, producing MRKLLLKLCLNTIAVLPLALVQAIGAFLGMLAYVGSKQYRSLFRPQYKAVVDARSLPFKLWDAVRASGMLFSDSLWIWRNPARALKLVEVQNWDVVAAAIGEGHGLVMLTPHLGGFEIIPRVLAQHFPATILYRPSRQEWLNEVVEEGRAYPNMHFVPTNLNGVRQMTRALTRGEAIGILPDQVPSGGEGVWVPFFGRPAYTTPLPARLANRNNTPVVMFTAKRKGIGQGWLMQATRLAPLSEDANLAAAELNVAIENAVLVAPEQFIWSYNRYKHPAGAELPPSN
- a CDS encoding lipid A biosynthesis acyltransferase, with translation MTWLQNLFNFLALSLLRLFAFLPYTITVHVGYGLGWLAAHIPNSRTHVVKTNLRLCFPSLSEKELDDLAIEHWKLFGRSVLERSRIWLGSGKQITDIVTIKSAITLGDRKPRLLINPHFVGLEGGFMALSVLANEYDWPRGAGLYQNMKNPFFNQKMIEWRNRFGGKSIERQSRLRDLIREIQTGNFIFIAPDIDLGPRDSVFVPFFGIQTNTITSVSRLARLSGAEVCLMTTTLNKDRKGYTCHISEPLPNFPSDDVEKDTARLNQYIEELVRERPAEYYWVHKRFKHRPEGEPSLYD
- the dapF gene encoding diaminopimelate epimerase yields the protein MHGAGNDFIVLNGIDQDLSDITKDQWQALAHRQFGIGADQILLVEKATRPDADFRYRIFNSDGGEVEQCGNGSRCFVRFVLDQGLSNKNPLRVEVAHTVLTLKSHPDGQVEVDMGAPIFEHSHIPFNANGLASVQEFQEALYALPLNYPATHDSLVGVLSMGNPHAVQVVGDVDSAPVLEEGPEIEKFAAFPKKVNVGYMQAINRNEIKLRVFERGAGETLACGTGACAAVVSGIRRGLLDSPVKVHTRGGDLQIAWGGTINNVAQPVIMTGPAVTVFEGETTI
- the pyrE gene encoding orotate phosphoribosyltransferase: MSSNNSNQDNFIRFALEAKVLSFGEFKTKAGRLSPYFFNAGEFNDGARLSALGRYYAKALQESGIQFDMLYGPAYKGITLAAATAIALADDGINVPYAYNRKEAKDHGEGGMLVGAPVKGRVVIIDDVISAGTSVRESVDLIRKAGAEPAAVLIALDRMERSGNAVEIGDKSAVQAVEQEFGLPVVTIANLAGLMSFLTTSSDAQLTHYLPAVKAYRDKYGI
- a CDS encoding exodeoxyribonuclease III, which gives rise to MLRIISANLNGIRSAVKKGFLPWAVKQKADFICMQELKAQRDDLEDAILNPDGMHGFFHHAEKKGYSGCGIYTPHKPDEVLYGYGNEEFDAEGRYVEVRFKGLSVISVYMPSGSSSPERQEAKYRYLDSFLPHLVSLKNSGREIVLCGDVNIAHQEIDLKNWKGNLKNSGFLPEERAWLTNLFSKIGYVDVYRHLEPEATETCYTWWSNRGQAYAKNVGWRIDYHITTPGIAATAKKTAVYKEEKFSDHAPLTVDYDWKI
- a CDS encoding MFS transporter — its product is MLTAVQSWLKDFRVYLEWPCLRMLFLGFSAGLPLLLILGTLSFWLREAGIDRSTIGYLTWVGLIYAFKWVWAPLVDRLQIPLLTKLFGRRRSWLLFAQALIILGLVGMSTLDPKLALNSIVWCALLVAFGSATQDIALDAFRIESANSDHQAALAATYQTGYRLALIWAGAGVLWLAARAEIGSGYDASAWQFAYLCMAASIGVGVITTLLSKEPARYELAKVRTAKAWLYQTLVEPFAEFITRYRWHAILILSLIAIYRISDVVMGIMANPFYVDMGYTKDEVAAVSKVFGVVMTLVGAFVGGVLTLRFGVLRILFVGAILSAVSNLLFAWLATQGHDLHGLIWVISADNLSSGIASAAFIAFLSSLTNIRYSATQYALFSSMMLLLPKWLAGFSGVFVDNFGYPAFFYGTAIIGAPVLLLIWATMHFNIVQIKKEGE
- the metW gene encoding methionine biosynthesis protein MetW, coding for MSNFNKRTDFAAIANWIAPNTQVLDLGCGDGSFLEFLQKQKPVHAYGVEIDDSRVLSCVQKGLNVIQQDLEGGLALFEDSSFDTVVLSQTLQTIHQTEKILREVVRVGKESVISFPNFGHWSHRLAVGLGRMPVSKSLPYQWYNTPNVRVLTVADFEKLASSLGLKVLDQCILHEGRQVTLMPNLFGSLALFRIRRA
- a CDS encoding homoserine O-acetyltransferase, which gives rise to MSELHLSRNTIHFAEPLPLQSGAILSGYDLVIETYGKLNADKSNAVLVCHALNASHHVAGPSPEDPKDIGWWDNMIGPGKPVDTNHFFVIGVNNLGSCFGSTGPMSINPANGKPYGADFPVVTVEDWVNTQARLADKLGIRKFAAVMGGSLGGMQAMAWAIQFPKRIDHCVVVASTPRLSAQNIAFNEVARNAILSDPDFHGGNYYEHGVVPKRGLRLARMVGHITYLSDDDMAEKFGRELQRPNGESNEYRFSFDVEFEVESYLRHQGDKFSTYFDANTYLLITRALDYFDPARRYDGSLNRALAEVQAKFLVVSFSTDWRFPPNRSREIVQSLLSNKSEVTYAEIDAPHGHDAFLLDDERYHNLVRAYFKQMREVQA